In Bacteroides coprosuis DSM 18011, the following are encoded in one genomic region:
- a CDS encoding 6-phosphogluconate dehydrogenase, decarboxylating (COGs: COG0362 6-phosphogluconate dehydrogenase~InterPro IPR006113:IPR006115:IPR006114~KEGG: bth:BT_1222 6-phosphogluconate dehydrogenase~PFAM: 6-phosphogluconate dehydrogenase, C-terminal; 6-phosphogluconate dehydrogenase, NAD-binding~PRIAM: Phosphogluconate dehydrogenase (decarboxylating)~SPTR: Putative uncharacterized protein;~TIGRFAM: 6-phosphogluconate dehydrogenase, decarboxylating~IMG reference gene:2504107955~PFAM: 6-phosphogluconate dehydrogenase, C-terminal domain; NAD binding domain of 6-phosphogluconate dehydrogenase~TIGRFAM: 6-phosphogluconate dehydrogenase, decarboxylating) produces MQKKTDIGLIGLAVMGENLALNMESRGWNVSVYNRTVPGIEEGVVDRFVAGRAKGKNIQGYTEIADFVASIKAPRKIMMMVRAGSPVDQLMEQLFPHLSTGDILIDGGNSNFEDTERRVKLAESKGFRFVGAGVSGGEEGALNGAAIMPGGTKSAWEEVKPVLQSIAAKAKDGMPCCDWVGPGGSGHFVKMIHNGIEYGDMQLISESYWVLRNLLGLSNEELSKVFSKWNEGRLSSYLIEITANILKHKDKDGEYLIDKILDTAGQKGTGKWSVINAMELGMPLGLIASAVFERSLSSNKEVRVEASKLFHEDKEKSLYNKADMIEDVESALYASKLVSYAQGFAVLQKASDEFNWDLNLASIARMWREGCIIRSVFLNDIAAAFEAEDKPKHLLFAPYFKAEIEQMLFGWKHLVSHALKEEMPIPAFSSALNYFYSLTSSSLPANMIQAQRDYFGAHTFERVDQPRGEFFHENWTGHGGDTKSGTYNV; encoded by the coding sequence ATGCAAAAGAAAACGGATATAGGGCTAATCGGATTAGCTGTAATGGGTGAGAACCTAGCCCTAAATATGGAGAGTCGTGGATGGAATGTGTCTGTATACAATAGAACTGTACCTGGGATTGAAGAAGGAGTGGTTGATCGATTTGTAGCAGGTAGAGCCAAGGGTAAAAACATACAAGGATATACAGAAATTGCTGATTTTGTAGCTTCTATTAAAGCCCCTAGAAAAATAATGATGATGGTACGTGCTGGTAGTCCAGTAGACCAATTGATGGAACAATTGTTTCCTCACTTATCAACAGGAGATATTTTAATAGATGGAGGTAATTCTAATTTTGAAGACACTGAACGTCGTGTTAAACTAGCCGAATCAAAAGGTTTCCGTTTTGTTGGAGCAGGAGTTTCGGGAGGAGAAGAAGGAGCACTTAATGGTGCTGCAATTATGCCTGGAGGAACAAAATCTGCATGGGAAGAAGTTAAACCTGTATTACAAAGTATTGCAGCTAAAGCTAAAGATGGTATGCCTTGCTGTGATTGGGTAGGTCCTGGTGGCTCTGGTCACTTTGTGAAGATGATTCACAACGGAATAGAATACGGTGATATGCAGCTGATTTCAGAATCGTACTGGGTATTGCGCAATCTTTTAGGATTATCTAATGAAGAATTATCCAAAGTTTTCTCTAAGTGGAATGAAGGTCGATTGAGTAGCTACTTGATAGAGATTACAGCAAATATATTGAAGCATAAAGATAAAGATGGAGAATACCTAATAGATAAAATACTAGATACTGCTGGTCAAAAAGGTACAGGAAAATGGTCGGTAATAAATGCTATGGAGCTTGGAATGCCCCTAGGATTAATTGCTTCAGCTGTATTTGAGAGAAGCTTATCAAGTAATAAAGAGGTTCGTGTTGAGGCTTCTAAGTTATTCCATGAAGACAAAGAAAAGAGTCTATATAATAAAGCCGATATGATAGAAGATGTAGAGTCTGCTTTATATGCTTCTAAACTGGTTTCTTATGCTCAAGGATTTGCTGTGTTGCAAAAAGCATCAGATGAATTTAATTGGGATCTAAATCTAGCTTCTATTGCTCGTATGTGGCGCGAAGGATGTATTATCCGTAGTGTATTCTTAAATGATATTGCTGCGGCTTTTGAAGCAGAAGACAAACCAAAGCATCTCTTATTTGCTCCATATTTTAAGGCTGAGATAGAGCAGATGTTATTTGGTTGGAAGCATCTTGTTTCTCATGCACTAAAAGAAGAAATGCCAATTCCTGCATTCTCTTCCGCTTTAAATTATTTTTACTCATTAACTTCTAGTTCACTACCTGCTAATATGATTCAGGCTCAACGTGACTATTTTGGAGCTCATACTTTTGAACGAGTTGATCAGCCAAGAGGGGAGTTCTTCCACGAAAACTGGACAGGTCATGGTGGAGATACAAAGTCGGGAACTTATAATGTTTAA
- a CDS encoding hypothetical protein (KEGG: bfs:BF4040 hypothetical protein~SPTR: Putative uncharacterized protein;~IMG reference gene:2504107956) has protein sequence MKNIYLGVALLALFFPCSILLGKDLDRTNTQLMVKEKTLFEEVSGLKKKTDKLNLFFDIHSSADAYFNKGFDRGCFSMREFRVEARGELNSWLSYRYRQKLNRSNDASGQLDNMPNSIDVAYLSFKLSKKLSITTGKLFAAYGGIEFDLNPINVYEYSDIIDNMIGFMSGVTLGYQFTPTQELNLQITNNRNSMSVEELYKVDVEDAKLPLAYTLNWNGNFSDYYNPRWSFTYMNEAKSKNLYFLSLGNKFKLNNFGGYFDFMYSKEDLDQKNIITSILNYNKDETAGFQNVGARYLSFILEFNYRVKEKWNVFIKGSYETASSNDACYSGDQLLKKGKYRSTCGYSTGLEFYPMNESNLHLFLTYVGKSYRYTDSAKSMGHENLDQSRVSLGLIYHLPLF, from the coding sequence ATGAAAAATATTTATTTAGGAGTTGCTTTATTAGCTCTATTCTTTCCTTGCTCTATCTTGTTGGGCAAAGATTTAGACCGAACGAATACTCAACTTATGGTAAAAGAAAAAACACTTTTTGAAGAAGTTTCTGGTCTCAAAAAGAAAACAGATAAATTAAACTTATTTTTTGATATTCATAGTAGTGCTGATGCTTACTTTAATAAAGGGTTTGATAGAGGCTGTTTTAGTATGCGAGAGTTTAGAGTAGAGGCTAGGGGAGAGTTGAATAGCTGGTTATCATATCGGTATAGGCAGAAGTTGAACAGAAGTAATGATGCCAGTGGGCAACTTGATAATATGCCCAACTCTATTGATGTAGCATACCTATCTTTTAAACTATCTAAGAAACTTTCTATAACTACAGGGAAATTGTTTGCTGCCTATGGTGGTATAGAATTTGATTTAAATCCGATTAATGTATACGAGTATTCAGATATTATAGACAATATGATTGGCTTTATGTCTGGTGTTACTTTGGGATATCAGTTTACTCCTACCCAAGAACTAAATCTTCAAATAACTAATAATAGAAACTCTATGAGTGTTGAAGAATTATATAAGGTAGATGTAGAAGATGCCAAGCTTCCTTTAGCTTATACTTTAAATTGGAATGGTAACTTTTCAGATTATTATAATCCTCGTTGGTCTTTTACTTATATGAATGAGGCGAAAAGTAAAAACCTCTATTTTTTGTCCCTAGGAAATAAGTTTAAGTTGAATAATTTCGGAGGTTATTTTGATTTTATGTATTCCAAAGAAGACTTGGATCAAAAGAACATTATTACTTCTATTTTAAATTACAATAAGGATGAAACTGCTGGTTTTCAAAATGTAGGAGCTCGTTATTTGTCCTTCATTCTTGAATTTAATTATAGGGTTAAGGAAAAGTGGAATGTTTTTATTAAAGGATCTTATGAAACAGCGTCATCAAACGATGCTTGTTATAGTGGAGATCAGCTTTTGAAGAAAGGAAAGTATAGAAGCACTTGTGGGTATTCTACCGGTTTAGAATTTTACCCTATGAATGAATCTAATCTTCACTTATTCTTAACCTATGTAGGGAAATCTTATCGATACACGGATAGTGCCAAAAGTATGGGACATGAGAATCTAGATCAAAGTAGAGTTTCTTTAGGTTTGATTTATCATCTGCCTTTGTTTTGA